ACGCATCTCTTTCCCTCAAGAACTGAAAAAGGGCCGGTCCCGTTGAAGGACCGGCCCCATTCTTCTTACTGCGCTACTGAGTCCGCTCCCAGTTGCATCCAGCCGCAGCCAGAGTTCCCGGAATCGGAACAAACATCGCCTTCGCCCCCACAGCAATCGAGGTAGCCCCCACCAGCGTATCCCCGCTCGCCGGAGCCACCGTCGCCGCCACCGAGCCGATGTTCACAATCTGCCGCGGCAGAGAGTACCCCATGCAGCCCGGCAGCGTCACCGCCTGCGCCGCCGTACCCGTCAGATCCAGGAACCGATCCCCCGCCACTTCGGCATAGGTAGCCGCCGCCGTCGTATGCCGGTTCGATGTCTCGTTCGATCCAATCAGCTCATTGATCGCATTGCTGAACACCGTATCCAGAAAAAGCTCGCCCGTATTATTCGGGTGCAGCCCATCGGCAAAGTAGGTTGTGTTCGCATACGCGCCATCGGCTCCCAGGTGCGGAATCGTCGCCAGGTCTGCGATATTATCCGCACCCCAGCTAAACGCCTCCGCCCGGATAATCGGGTCCAGGCCATCCTTGTAGGTATCGCCATTGTTGTTCGAGCTGATCTCCGTAGCCACAATCACCTTCGACCCCAGCGCCTTCGCCTTCTGCGCCATGGTCTTCAGGTAGTTGGCTATCTGCCGCGCGCTCTGGTTATGCGGAAAGTCGTTCACCCCGCCCCACAGCACCGTGATCGTGGGTCCGGAGTTCGTTCCAATCAACGGCGCATACAGCATGTCGAACATCGCCGCATCGTCATAGGCCATCGAGCCCGGCATCCCCAGGTTCACCGTCGTATACGTCGAATCGGTCAGCGTCAGGTTCGCCAGCCACACATTGGCTGAGCTGCTCACTCCATTGCTGCCCGCCGTGCGCGAGTCGATGCCTCCGATAATCAATCCCCCATCATGCTGCGCCGGCCGATAGTTTACGAAGCCACCCTTCCCCTTCACATAAGCGGTTGCCGCCGTCGCCGCCGCCTGCACATCGGTCGAAGAGAGCGACGTACTCCACGCCCAGGCCGCCGCCACCTTCCCCAGCCACCACGACCCGGTGTAAGCCGTCGAGCCGCCGATCTGGTAGTTCCCCGTCGCCGGGTGCAGCAGCATGTTGGAGCCCTGCGTGATATAGCCATTCACCTCCGCGCCATCGTAGTAAAGGTGGTCCAGCTTCCCAGATCCGCCATTCACGATCGTGACGATATGCCACCCCGCGCTCAGCGGCTCCTTCGACTCCGTGTGGTCCGAGTTGAAGGCCTCGAACCGCTGTGATTTACCCGACGAGATATTCGACATCGCAATCAGGCAGGTGTGCGCCGTGTCCGTGCCGCAGAGCAGCGAAGCATTGACTCCAAAGGCCGCAGGCTCTCCATACCCTGGCGGCATTGCGCCCGATCCCGAGCCGAATGTCGGCTCATACACCGCAAACTGAAACGTATTCGCCTGGTTCACCGCCGTAGGCATCTGGATGTACTCCCCCAGCACCGTAAAGTTCAGGTCCGTCGTCCCCTCCCAAGTAGCGCCCGAGATCGTCCCATCGTTCCCCTGGCCGCTGGTATCGTGAGCCACCGTGCCCGTGCCCTCGTTCAACAGATACTCCGCCAGCAGACTCGCCCGCTGCGGCACTCCGCCGATGCCCGACACATCCTTCGCATTGCCCGACGTAGCCACTGGAGCCAGCGCCGCCAGAGCCGCAGTATTAGCGGTCACCGTCACATTGGTCGCATTCAGATTCGTCTGCACCGCCGCCGCCGCGCCCGCCGCATCCACAACCACCGTGCCGGTCTGGCCATTCACCGAAGCCACTCCGCCTACGACCGCATTCCACGTCCCATCCTCACGCAGATAGCGGCTAGTTCCCGCCGTAGCTCCCGGGTCCGGCACCGCACCGGCCGCGTGCAAGCTGCCCGAAGCCTTGAAGACCGGCAGGCTCGAAGCCGCAATCGCCCCCTGAATGCTCGAGGCATTTACCGACGTAGCGTTCAACGTCCCCACGTTGATCGTTCCCGCCGTCAGCGCCTGTGGCGTAAACCCATAATGTGTCCCGTTCAGCCTGAAGTCCAGAGTGCTGGTCGCCGGAGCGTACGTCACCACATCCTGCCCCCCCACGCTGTCCAGCGCAAACAGGTTGTACACCGAGTCCCAGCGCCCGCACCCATGCAGGTTGCAATGCACCGCAAACGTGGACGAGACGCCCGCCGTCACCGACATCGCGTTGTTCCACACGCCCGTAGCTGCATACGCCGCATCCGGAGCCGTGCGCGTTCCGCCATCTCCCAGGTACTGCGTCGGATCCGAAGCATTACTGACCGCAAAGCCCGTCAGGCCGGGTCCGTTATTGCCCTCATAGACAAGGCTCGAAGCCACCGTCCTCCCCGGTCTCGCCGTAAACTGCTGGAAATAGTGACCATCCGGAGCCACCTTCTCCTGGAAGTAGTGCGGGTGCTCCACCGGGTCGTTCTGCGCCCACTGCACCGTGTTCGGAGCCAGCGTCATCAGCCCATCCACGGCCTTCGTCGCCGTGTTGTATACGCCGATCACCTCGGCCATTGGGTACAGCGCAAACGAGCCATTCACATAGCCGATCGTTCCGCCACTGCTCGTGCTGTTCGCTCCCGTCTGCGCATAGGTCAGCGAGTTGGCTCCAGTCGTGGTCACAGCAAAGCTGCCGTTGAAGCTCGAATCCGCCACCCCTGCCACCGCCACCGTCAGCCCATTCACATCCGCTGGCAAATTGCTCGAGGTCGTAACGGTCACCACATTGCCATTCCGCGAGATCGAGCCGATCGTCCCATTCACGTTCAGGTAAGCGCCCGTCGTACCGCTTCTTCCCAGCACCCGCGTAATGCCGCCCGCATACATCAGGCTCGTCGCCGAAGTCGAAGCCGCCACCGGAAACACCTGCCGAATCCCGGCCGTAGTATCGGCGGTCTCCTCAATGCCATAGCCGCACAACCCACCCACAGCAATCGTGGCCCCGGCACCATGCGCGCGGTTCAGCGTCATCGTCAGGTGGCTCGCATCCATCACGCTGTAGCTGGCCATCTCGTAGTTCAACGAGCGGTCGTCCTGCTCCATAAAGTCGGTCACGCAGGCCACGCCGCTATTGCCCGGCAACGAAGCGGTGCTCGTCGCATAGCCCGCGGGCACGCCCGAAGTCACAATCGGAACCGTCACCGTTCCCGGCAGTATCGAATTGGTCTGCGTCGTAATGGTCTGCGCCGTCTCCAGCATCACGCTCACCGGAAAGGCCGTGCCGCTGAACGTAACCACGGGCAGGCTACCCACCACACCATCCGTTCCCCCCGTAATGGTGCCGGTCGTCAGCACATGCGCCGGGTTCAGGTCGATCAGGTAGCGCCCCTCGCCCTCTGTTCCCGGATTCGCCGTCACCGTAAGCTGCACCTGCGTCGAGCCCGGCGTACAGCCGCTCTGGCATGTTCCTTCCAGTACCCGCGTATCCTCCAGTATCTGGAAGTCGGAGGGATGCGCTCCCTCGTCGGTATCGTCCCTGAACCCGCCCGACGAGTACATAAACTGCGACCCCAGCAGGCAGTCGCCGACTCCGAAGCAGTTCTGCTGTTGCCCCAGTTGAATATGCTGGCCCGGCGTGTTGTACGTCCCCTGCAGAATCTCTCCGGCATAGTTCGACTTGAAGTACGGCACCGTCCCCTGTACATGCTCGGGATAGGCATTATTGCCGCCCGTAAGCCCCGTCGTATTGATGAGCAGGCCGGTCGAATAGGAATTCCCGCGCGTAAGCGCAAACTGATCTAACGAGCTTCGCGTCGCCACCAGGTTGATCTCCTGCGCCGCATTCACCGAGTTGCCTTGAAAGTTCAGCGGATCGCGAAAGCTGTCGTCGCGAACCCCATTCCGCATATCCTCCACATGCGTCTCGGGAGCCCAGTTCGCGGGCACTGCCTTCTCGCTCGAAGCATAGGTAGGCTCCACCGCCACCGTGCATCCACTCGCGCAGTCAGCCGTCGCGGTCGCATTGGCGATGCCGTTGTTCCCCGCCCCGCTCACAAACTGGCTCGCGCTCTCCACACCATTCAGATTGCTCACTCCCAGCGTCGTCCCCACCGGCTGAATCACCGTCTGCGTCGCCACCGGAATCGTGTTCACCTTCTGGTTGCTGCCCGCGATCACGCCCGCAATCTGGGTATCGACATAGTGCTTATCCGCTGCCTGCGTCGGCGTCGTCGGGTCCGTCGGCAACACCAGCGCGCCCGTCATCGTATCTCCGGTCTTCAACACATACGGCGTCGAAGCATCCAGCGGATGCCCCAACTGCGCGGCTGTAATGGCCGTATCGACATAAGCCTTGCTCACCGTCTGCATCGCCACGCTGGCGGGCAGCACGGTGCTCTTAATCGACCCCACAGTCACCGGAGCCGCACTCACCGGCACTACCCAGTACTCCCGCGTGGTGCTGCCGTCGTCCAGGTGATACACCACCGTGTAGTAGCTCCCCATCGGCGTCGAACCCGCATTAGGCACCAGCGACACCTCAAACGCACCGCCCGCCCCAATCGTCACCGACGTACTTCCCGCCGGAACTGAAGCCCCATTGGCCGTCGAAAACGAAGGCCAGCTAATCAACACCGTCCCACCCGCGGCCGTACCATCCGCCCGATACACGGTATCGGTCACCTCGGTCGTAGCGGACCCGGATTGGCCCATAGCCGCCCCAGCGCGCATCGCACCAAATCCACCCAGCACGCCCAGCAGCAGCGACCAGGCCAGCAGGTACTCACCCACCCGCCCCCAACTTCTACTCTTAGCACCCATCCCACTCTCCTCTAAAATCTCACCCACACCCACACCCACAACCCCATTGCTCTTGCCGTTGCCGTTGTTCTTGTCGTTGCCGTTGTTCTTGTCGTTGCCTGTTTTCTTGGTTGTCATTCAGGAGCGAAGCGGAGGAATCTGCTTCTGTCTTTGTTCCTGCTGTTGCCGTTGCATTTGTCGTCGCCGTTGCTTCTGGGGTAGGTCCGGGCTTTAGCCCGGACATTAAAACCCTTCCCAGAAGCGGGCTTTAGCCCCCGAGGTATGCCTTCTTTTCCCAGTCTCCAATCCCTGTGTCCCTGTCTCGCGTCTGAGGCACTGGTTCACTCGAGGCATGACCGATTTAGGGGCTCAGAAAGCGCTGAAGGCGCACTCTATACCAGCCTGGGGCGAAGCCCTAGGTCACCGAACCCACAGACAGAAACGGGCTGAAGGCCCGACCTATCGCCGCCACAAATTCTTCGTGACGCCCATCACTTGTATCGACGACTCAAACAGCCCGCCCACTCCCCGGCAGATAACTCCGAAAACAAACCACCATCTCCCCATCATTCGCATCGACAACAGGCAGCGCCCTCCAAGCCCCGGCCAGCCTTACCTTCTCCAGCCCAGCCCCCACAGCCACCATCTCCTCAGCCGCGCCCTGCATCGCCTGCAGCCTCGGATAGTGAAAGATCACCCGATCCCCCTGCTCCCCTTCGACCACAAACAAAGCCGACCACTCCTGAAAGAAGCTACCGCCTTCGCGATCGCAGAACCCCACCACCGGACTCACCTGCATCCCAACCGCAGGCACGCCCGCAATCAACGCACTCCCCAGCCCCAGTACGCCATTCGCAATCGAGGTAATCCGTGCCACATTCAGCGTCACCCGCCGCACATAGTTCGCATTGCTGCCAACAGAGACCGCGCTCTTCACATACCCGCCACTCACGCCGCTGCCGACAAACCCAACCTGCCCCGCATAGTCGACATCCACGGCCACCAGCTCGCCAACACCGAACCCCGCCGCAGCCGTAGCCCCCACATTCAACTGCGTAGCCGTAGACCCGGACAGCAAAGGCACAGCCGCCCCCGCCAACCCGCCGCTTCCATTAGCCGCAGCACCAGCAGCCAAGCCCAGCACATTCATCTGTTGCGACCCCGCGGCCAGCGCCATCTGCAGCTTGCCCCAGCTCTCAAACTCGAGTCTCACCTCGGCCTCAACCTCAGTCCTTACCTGTCCCACCACCTGCCCCGGAACCCCAGCAACGAGAGCCTCAATCTTCGAGCCACTCTTCCGCGCAAATCCCGTACCCCAACCCAGATCGACCCACGGAGCCGCCGGAGCATCGAGCACAAACGTCGCCATCCCCGCAGCATCGAACACCGTCGGCGTACCTGCCACACGATCCACCGGCGCAAAGTAAGCCCTCACCCGCCGCATCACGGGAGCCGTCCCCGCTATCAACTCGCTCACGCCTCACCCGCTTCCTGGCTACTTTCCTGGTAGCTGTAAACCTTCACCACCGCGGTCCGCTCCAGCCGTTCGCCATTAGCCGTCACCGCCCCAAACACCGGATCGCCCCAGAAGACCATCGTCCCCATCGCCACCGCCGCAGCGCCGCTCGCGTACTTCGTCTTCACCACGCTTCGCGGAGCCTCCATCAGCGCAGCCACAAGCTCACCATCCATAGCAGCCAAAGCCCTGCCGCGATCCATAGCCCCAGCCGCAG
This is a stretch of genomic DNA from Granulicella sp. WH15. It encodes these proteins:
- a CDS encoding SGNH/GDSL hydrolase family protein translates to MTTKKTGNDKNNGNDKNNGNGKSNGVVGVGVGEILEESGMGAKSRSWGRVGEYLLAWSLLLGVLGGFGAMRAGAAMGQSGSATTEVTDTVYRADGTAAGGTVLISWPSFSTANGASVPAGSTSVTIGAGGAFEVSLVPNAGSTPMGSYYTVVYHLDDGSTTREYWVVPVSAAPVTVGSIKSTVLPASVAMQTVSKAYVDTAITAAQLGHPLDASTPYVLKTGDTMTGALVLPTDPTTPTQAADKHYVDTQIAGVIAGSNQKVNTIPVATQTVIQPVGTTLGVSNLNGVESASQFVSGAGNNGIANATATADCASGCTVAVEPTYASSEKAVPANWAPETHVEDMRNGVRDDSFRDPLNFQGNSVNAAQEINLVATRSSLDQFALTRGNSYSTGLLINTTGLTGGNNAYPEHVQGTVPYFKSNYAGEILQGTYNTPGQHIQLGQQQNCFGVGDCLLGSQFMYSSGGFRDDTDEGAHPSDFQILEDTRVLEGTCQSGCTPGSTQVQLTVTANPGTEGEGRYLIDLNPAHVLTTGTITGGTDGVVGSLPVVTFSGTAFPVSVMLETAQTITTQTNSILPGTVTVPIVTSGVPAGYATSTASLPGNSGVACVTDFMEQDDRSLNYEMASYSVMDASHLTMTLNRAHGAGATIAVGGLCGYGIEETADTTAGIRQVFPVAASTSATSLMYAGGITRVLGRSGTTGAYLNVNGTIGSISRNGNVVTVTTSSNLPADVNGLTVAVAGVADSSFNGSFAVTTTGANSLTYAQTGANSTSSGGTIGYVNGSFALYPMAEVIGVYNTATKAVDGLMTLAPNTVQWAQNDPVEHPHYFQEKVAPDGHYFQQFTARPGRTVASSLVYEGNNGPGLTGFAVSNASDPTQYLGDGGTRTAPDAAYAATGVWNNAMSVTAGVSSTFAVHCNLHGCGRWDSVYNLFALDSVGGQDVVTYAPATSTLDFRLNGTHYGFTPQALTAGTINVGTLNATSVNASSIQGAIAASSLPVFKASGSLHAAGAVPDPGATAGTSRYLREDGTWNAVVGGVASVNGQTGTVVVDAAGAAAAVQTNLNATNVTVTANTAALAALAPVATSGNAKDVSGIGGVPQRASLLAEYLLNEGTGTVAHDTSGQGNDGTISGATWEGTTDLNFTVLGEYIQMPTAVNQANTFQFAVYEPTFGSGSGAMPPGYGEPAAFGVNASLLCGTDTAHTCLIAMSNISSGKSQRFEAFNSDHTESKEPLSAGWHIVTIVNGGSGKLDHLYYDGAEVNGYITQGSNMLLHPATGNYQIGGSTAYTGSWWLGKVAAAWAWSTSLSSTDVQAAATAATAYVKGKGGFVNYRPAQHDGGLIIGGIDSRTAGSNGVSSSANVWLANLTLTDSTYTTVNLGMPGSMAYDDAAMFDMLYAPLIGTNSGPTITVLWGGVNDFPHNQSARQIANYLKTMAQKAKALGSKVIVATEISSNNNGDTYKDGLDPIIRAEAFSWGADNIADLATIPHLGADGAYANTTYFADGLHPNNTGELFLDTVFSNAINELIGSNETSNRHTTAAATYAEVAGDRFLDLTGTAAQAVTLPGCMGYSLPRQIVNIGSVAATVAPASGDTLVGATSIAVGAKAMFVPIPGTLAAAGCNWERTQ